Proteins from one Dethiosulfovibrio peptidovorans genomic window:
- the lpxK gene encoding tetraacyldisaccharide 4'-kinase gives MNSFVRSYLAHARGEAPLSPWLCLAPLGWLVSLLTRCRNGAFDRGVRRSQEPPLPVISVGNVTLGGTNKTPFVELLSKGLLARGIQPGIVSRGYGGQTSRPVVFRGGRADRDQVGDEPLLLSHRLPQVDVAVSRDRMGDIRALGRRGVQVVVADDAFQHRRLGRDVDVVLIDASCPFGNGRLIPGGILREPLDSLRRAHIVVITKVDQVEPSQLRSLERRLKVIVPEERLFRSSLRISRWCRWNGTELCPSPPPHNRAVVAFSAIGSPRSFLVSLQEQGVSVAREYRFKDHHRYDLRDLEEIGQSYRTTATWAVVCTEKDVYNLPSRWEPAFPLLVPLLESELEDESRFWKTLTEFMRPRIVVASNGYGEDAMGALLAQKLHSRFPQAQVVGFPLVGRGELYGQRGIPVASAPSVTPTGGVVKYHLDDLVSDIRSGLLGHIKAQIKAWRRLRGIVRTPLCVGDVYLLLHTLWGQGLSPVLVATAKTAYLHGHFMAEQAILRRRCRIVWTRDRETAQDLCRSGVRARYGGNPIMDLVGDTTKGAFRRDVAEQLVLILPGSRERAYCDMRLLLRAVDLMARRERCSFVAVLAPTLDIDRLVQGCPGWFLDGPSLVKDDVRVDLYDGPVADVAREAQVLLGLGGTANQVCAGLGVPVISILEKGKLVQKKLLGQAEWLVPSDPRQLADAALTVLRDSSLAQSMGEAGKLRLGGSGALDDVIRYCSRRLGWALRCSVYKRLRMRQDEMREETNI, from the coding sequence GTGAACTCTTTTGTTCGAAGTTATCTGGCTCACGCCAGGGGCGAGGCTCCTCTCTCTCCCTGGCTCTGTCTGGCTCCCTTGGGATGGCTTGTCTCTCTGCTGACACGGTGTAGAAACGGTGCCTTCGATCGGGGGGTTCGACGCAGCCAGGAGCCCCCTCTCCCGGTGATCAGCGTGGGGAACGTCACCTTAGGGGGGACCAACAAGACTCCGTTTGTCGAGCTTCTCAGTAAAGGCCTCTTGGCCCGAGGAATCCAACCGGGAATCGTCAGCCGAGGGTACGGCGGCCAGACCTCCCGTCCCGTGGTCTTTCGTGGAGGTCGGGCCGACCGGGATCAGGTGGGTGATGAGCCCCTTCTTCTCTCTCATCGCTTACCTCAGGTCGACGTGGCCGTCTCTCGAGATCGCATGGGCGATATCCGAGCTCTGGGACGCCGTGGGGTACAGGTTGTGGTGGCCGACGACGCCTTTCAGCACCGTCGGCTTGGTCGAGATGTGGATGTGGTTCTCATCGATGCCTCGTGTCCCTTCGGAAACGGTCGCCTCATTCCCGGTGGAATCCTTCGGGAACCTCTGGACAGCCTGAGACGGGCTCATATCGTGGTGATCACCAAGGTGGATCAGGTCGAGCCGTCACAGCTTCGCTCTCTGGAACGACGACTGAAGGTCATCGTGCCTGAAGAGCGTCTCTTTCGATCCTCCCTTCGGATTAGCCGTTGGTGCCGTTGGAATGGCACGGAACTTTGTCCGTCGCCTCCACCTCATAATCGGGCCGTGGTGGCCTTCTCGGCCATAGGAAGTCCCCGAAGTTTTCTCGTTTCCCTTCAGGAGCAGGGGGTCTCCGTTGCTCGTGAATATCGTTTCAAGGATCACCACCGCTACGACCTCAGGGATCTCGAAGAGATCGGTCAATCCTATAGGACGACAGCTACTTGGGCTGTTGTCTGTACCGAGAAGGATGTGTACAATTTGCCGTCTCGATGGGAACCAGCCTTTCCTCTTTTGGTCCCCTTACTGGAGAGCGAGTTGGAGGACGAGTCCCGCTTCTGGAAGACGCTGACCGAGTTCATGCGGCCTCGGATAGTGGTCGCCTCAAACGGGTACGGTGAGGACGCTATGGGAGCCTTGCTGGCGCAAAAACTCCACAGTCGTTTTCCTCAGGCGCAGGTAGTGGGGTTTCCCCTGGTGGGGCGAGGTGAGTTGTACGGTCAGCGAGGCATTCCCGTAGCTTCGGCTCCCTCGGTTACCCCCACAGGTGGCGTGGTTAAATATCATCTCGACGATCTGGTCTCAGACATTCGCTCCGGTCTCTTGGGGCATATTAAGGCACAGATTAAGGCGTGGCGGCGGCTTCGGGGAATCGTACGGACTCCCCTATGTGTGGGTGATGTCTACCTTTTGCTTCATACCCTCTGGGGGCAGGGTCTCTCTCCAGTACTGGTTGCCACGGCTAAAACCGCCTACCTTCACGGGCACTTTATGGCCGAACAGGCTATCCTTCGCCGTCGATGCAGAATCGTTTGGACCAGGGATAGGGAGACAGCTCAGGATCTTTGTCGATCCGGTGTGCGGGCTCGATATGGCGGGAACCCAATTATGGACCTGGTTGGGGATACTACAAAGGGTGCCTTTCGTCGGGATGTGGCGGAGCAGCTTGTTCTGATCCTTCCCGGAAGTCGGGAACGAGCTTACTGTGACATGAGGCTTCTCCTCAGAGCTGTGGATCTTATGGCGCGACGAGAGAGATGTTCCTTCGTGGCCGTTCTGGCTCCGACATTGGACATTGACCGCCTGGTTCAAGGGTGTCCAGGCTGGTTTTTGGACGGCCCTTCTTTGGTCAAAGACGATGTTCGAGTTGATCTGTACGATGGCCCTGTGGCTGACGTTGCTCGGGAAGCCCAGGTTCTTCTTGGATTGGGTGGCACGGCCAATCAGGTGTGTGCTGGTCTGGGGGTCCCCGTGATCTCCATCCTGGAGAAGGGAAAACTGGTGCAGAAAAAACTGTTAGGGCAGGCCGAGTGGCTTGTCCCCTCCGACCCCAGACAGCTTGCGGATGCTGCGTTGACCGTGCTTCGAGATTCATCTCTGGCTCAATCCATGGGAGAGGCGGGGAAGCTTCGCCTGGGAGGCTCAGGGGCTTTAGATGACGTAATACGCTACTGTTCCCGTCGTCTGGGCTGGGCCCTCCGCTGCTCCGTGTACAAGCGGCTTCGGATGCGGCAAGATGAAATGAGAGAGGAGACAAACATATGA
- a CDS encoding HAD family hydrolase, producing MKTVELLALDVDGTLTDGAIYLSGDGREMKRYDVKDGTALVTFRKRGGVVAFISGRTSASTVARAAELEVQHLYNGTKDKLGDLMALAQSLGFSPDQVVYVGDDVNDIECLRWAGMGVVVADGVDEAKAAADWVTRCPGGRGALREVVDRLIAEGLR from the coding sequence ATGAAGACCGTGGAGCTTCTGGCTCTCGATGTGGATGGAACCCTGACCGATGGGGCCATCTACCTGTCGGGTGATGGTCGAGAGATGAAACGGTACGACGTGAAGGACGGCACGGCGTTGGTTACTTTCCGAAAACGGGGCGGTGTGGTCGCCTTTATCAGCGGCCGAACCTCGGCGTCCACTGTCGCTCGAGCTGCTGAGCTTGAGGTCCAACACCTCTATAACGGTACAAAGGATAAGTTAGGTGATCTCATGGCACTGGCTCAATCCTTGGGCTTCTCCCCCGATCAGGTGGTCTACGTGGGAGACGACGTCAACGATATCGAGTGCCTCAGGTGGGCCGGGATGGGGGTTGTCGTTGCCGATGGCGTGGATGAGGCCAAGGCCGCTGCTGACTGGGTAACCCGTTGCCCCGGCGGTAGAGGAGCTCTCCGGGAGGTCGTTGATCGCCTTATCGCGGAGGGGCTTCGGTGA
- a CDS encoding acyl-[acyl-carrier-protein]--UDP-N-acetylglucosamine O-acyltransferase, with product MSLVHPTALVSAQASLADDVIVGPYSVIDGAVSIGPGTVLGAFVRIMDYVSVGARCRIYEHTVLGGEPQDHDFKGEESWVRVGDDVVLREAVTVHRASGVGKETVVGDGTLLMEAVHVGHNVVIGSHVTVANKSAFAGYSSMGDGAVMSGLSGLHQFVSVGRYCMIGGATKVVKDIPPYVTADGHPARIYGLNVVGLRRAGFSAAQRKEIKEVYGLLYRSGHPMKEAAEILKQEMGESTYASEILDFLGSSRRGLASWCR from the coding sequence GTGTCTCTCGTGCATCCTACGGCATTGGTCTCAGCCCAGGCGTCTTTGGCTGACGATGTGATCGTCGGTCCGTACTCGGTGATTGACGGGGCTGTCTCCATTGGTCCCGGGACCGTTCTGGGAGCCTTTGTCAGGATTATGGACTATGTGTCCGTTGGGGCCCGATGCCGTATCTACGAGCATACCGTCCTTGGTGGTGAGCCTCAGGACCATGATTTCAAGGGAGAGGAATCCTGGGTTCGTGTCGGTGATGACGTTGTCCTTCGAGAAGCCGTCACTGTCCATCGGGCCTCTGGGGTGGGCAAGGAGACTGTTGTCGGTGACGGTACTCTGCTCATGGAGGCTGTCCATGTTGGACATAACGTGGTTATCGGTTCTCACGTCACCGTGGCCAATAAGTCGGCTTTTGCAGGGTATTCGTCTATGGGAGACGGGGCGGTCATGAGTGGGCTCTCCGGGCTCCATCAGTTTGTCTCTGTGGGGCGATACTGTATGATCGGTGGGGCGACCAAAGTGGTCAAGGACATCCCCCCCTATGTCACCGCCGATGGGCATCCTGCCAGGATATACGGCTTGAACGTCGTGGGACTCCGTCGGGCTGGCTTTTCCGCCGCTCAGCGAAAAGAGATTAAAGAGGTGTATGGTCTCCTGTATCGTTCCGGCCATCCCATGAAAGAAGCCGCAGAGATACTTAAACAGGAGATGGGAGAAAGCACCTATGCTTCCGAGATACTTGATTTCTTGGGATCCAGTCGACGGGGCCTGGCCTCGTGGTGTCGATGA
- a CDS encoding 3-deoxy-8-phosphooctulonate synthase: protein MTSVVEIGSVRIGQGALALIAGPCSLESLELAMETGRRIRGICRDMNIGYIFKASYDKANRTSIHSYRGPGLEKGLSWLAEIKSALNVPVLTDIHETWQAELVAQVADVLQIPAFLCRQTDLLVAASETGKALNVKKGQFLSPYDMKAVVAKCHEVGNHRILLCERGTTMGYGQLVVDMRSLAIMRSTGCPVVFDATHSVQMPGGRGETSGGDRRFVPALARAAVGLGVDALFMEIHPDPDSALSDGPNMIPLHRLEEHLRTLKALDDLVKGDLGVFELDWEDKEL, encoded by the coding sequence ATGACATCCGTCGTGGAGATTGGGTCCGTGCGAATCGGTCAGGGGGCTCTGGCTCTTATAGCCGGTCCCTGCTCTCTGGAGAGTCTGGAACTGGCGATGGAAACAGGGCGCCGAATCAGGGGTATCTGTCGTGATATGAACATCGGCTATATCTTCAAAGCCTCGTATGACAAGGCAAATCGGACCTCCATCCATAGCTATCGAGGCCCCGGATTGGAGAAGGGATTGAGCTGGCTTGCCGAGATCAAATCCGCTCTGAATGTCCCTGTCCTCACCGATATCCACGAGACGTGGCAGGCCGAGCTTGTCGCTCAGGTCGCTGATGTGCTTCAGATACCGGCGTTTCTCTGTCGTCAGACCGATCTTCTGGTGGCGGCGTCCGAGACGGGTAAGGCCCTCAACGTCAAGAAGGGGCAATTTCTGTCGCCGTACGACATGAAGGCAGTCGTAGCCAAGTGCCACGAGGTGGGCAACCATCGGATCCTCCTCTGCGAGCGGGGGACCACCATGGGGTATGGTCAGTTGGTGGTGGACATGCGCTCGTTGGCTATCATGCGCTCTACAGGCTGCCCCGTTGTCTTCGATGCTACCCACAGCGTTCAGATGCCCGGTGGCCGGGGGGAGACCTCTGGTGGTGACCGACGTTTCGTGCCGGCCCTGGCCCGAGCGGCGGTGGGCTTGGGTGTGGATGCCCTGTTTATGGAAATTCATCCTGATCCTGATTCAGCTTTGAGCGATGGTCCCAATATGATTCCTCTTCACCGGTTGGAGGAACACCTTAGAACCCTCAAGGCTCTGGATGATTTGGTCAAGGGGGATCTAGGGGTTTTCGAACTTGACTGGGAGGATAAAGAGCTATGA
- a CDS encoding ABC transporter permease, whose protein sequence is MKSSSSWDIYKRVLSYTKPYTRRIVAALGCMVLVSCCAVVPPWLMKNVVDDVLIRKDIVMLNLVAVSLVAVYLIKGVASYGQKYLMTWVGQKVVLDLRVQAYAAAQSMSLKYINGRRVGELISRVTNDATVLQTTVTNAVVDLVVQGITTVGMLGFLLYINWRLTVVTFGVFPLTVWVIDKASKKLRIVGRQVQENLAGLSALTEEALSAIRIVRAFATEAAELRRFQDQSRSHFKALMKGTQVNSVLSGAVELLLIVALAIIFWIGGRSVVDGVMTPGDLIAFLGYLGFMAHPVTVLSRVVSQIQHGLAAAERIFDLVDNRDRVTSPKNPVVLRSIRGSVDFRNVWFRYDDTWVLQGISLSVAPGETVALVGATGSGKSTLVDLIQRFYDPERGTVAVDNHDVRSLDLGVLRRQIGVVPQDPVLMKGSFKFNISYGMDGASDYDVRKAAEIAGIARFIEGLPQGYESEIGERGVTLSGGQRQRVAIARAVIRDPRILIMDEATSSLDVQVEQAIQRAMDRAMEGRTAFVIAHRLSTIRGADRILYLDNGVIAEEGVHEELIRSGGLYSRLHAIQQGGLS, encoded by the coding sequence ATGAAGTCATCGTCGTCGTGGGACATCTACAAGCGGGTCCTCTCCTACACAAAACCCTATACTCGAAGGATCGTCGCTGCTCTGGGCTGCATGGTTCTGGTCTCCTGCTGCGCTGTGGTGCCTCCGTGGCTGATGAAGAACGTCGTGGATGACGTCCTTATTCGAAAGGACATCGTCATGCTTAACCTTGTAGCCGTGTCCCTGGTGGCGGTGTATCTTATCAAGGGAGTGGCCTCGTACGGTCAGAAATATCTCATGACCTGGGTGGGGCAGAAGGTCGTCTTGGATCTTCGCGTCCAGGCCTATGCTGCGGCCCAATCCATGTCCCTGAAGTACATCAACGGACGTCGGGTGGGGGAACTCATATCTCGGGTAACCAACGACGCCACGGTTCTTCAGACGACCGTTACCAACGCCGTGGTGGATCTCGTGGTTCAGGGAATTACCACTGTGGGAATGCTCGGCTTCCTTTTGTACATAAACTGGCGATTGACCGTCGTTACTTTCGGGGTTTTCCCCTTGACCGTGTGGGTGATCGACAAGGCTTCCAAAAAACTTCGGATCGTGGGGCGCCAGGTTCAGGAAAACCTGGCGGGGCTGTCGGCCCTGACGGAGGAGGCTCTCTCGGCTATCCGTATCGTTCGGGCCTTTGCTACGGAGGCTGCCGAGCTCCGTCGTTTTCAGGATCAGAGCCGCTCTCATTTTAAAGCGCTCATGAAGGGAACTCAGGTTAACTCCGTGCTCTCCGGGGCTGTTGAACTTCTGCTCATCGTGGCTTTGGCGATTATCTTCTGGATAGGTGGTCGATCAGTCGTCGACGGGGTCATGACCCCGGGGGACCTGATCGCCTTTTTGGGATATCTCGGGTTTATGGCCCATCCCGTTACGGTTCTCTCAAGGGTGGTTAGTCAGATCCAGCATGGTCTTGCCGCTGCTGAACGGATCTTCGACCTTGTCGACAACCGAGACAGGGTGACCTCGCCGAAAAATCCCGTGGTCCTCCGATCTATTCGAGGTTCAGTGGACTTTCGCAACGTATGGTTTCGGTACGACGATACCTGGGTGCTTCAGGGGATCTCCCTCTCGGTGGCTCCTGGGGAGACCGTGGCCCTGGTTGGCGCTACTGGCTCGGGAAAATCTACCCTGGTCGACCTGATCCAGAGGTTTTACGATCCCGAGAGGGGAACGGTCGCTGTGGACAATCATGACGTCAGAAGCCTCGACTTGGGTGTTCTTCGGCGACAGATCGGGGTGGTTCCTCAAGATCCTGTTCTCATGAAAGGGTCATTCAAGTTCAATATTTCCTACGGAATGGACGGTGCCAGCGACTACGACGTTCGGAAGGCTGCGGAGATAGCCGGTATCGCACGGTTTATCGAGGGGCTTCCTCAAGGGTACGAGTCTGAGATCGGCGAGCGGGGGGTGACCCTCAGCGGTGGTCAGAGGCAGCGAGTGGCCATCGCCCGAGCGGTTATCCGTGATCCACGAATTCTCATCATGGACGAGGCGACATCCTCTTTAGACGTCCAGGTGGAGCAGGCTATCCAGAGAGCTATGGACCGTGCCATGGAGGGACGGACGGCCTTTGTCATTGCTCACCGTCTGTCGACCATACGGGGTGCCGACCGAATTCTTTACCTGGATAACGGCGTCATAGCTGAGGAGGGGGTACACGAAGAGCTTATCCGATCAGGAGGGCTCTACAGCCGTCTTCATGCCATCCAGCAGGGAGGACTCTCGTGA
- the fabZ gene encoding 3-hydroxyacyl-[acyl-carrier-protein] dehydratase FabZ, whose amino-acid sequence MFDIHKIMEFLPHRYPFLLVDRIVEVQDDSAVGIKNVSINEPFFMGHFPGEPVMPGVLIVEAMGQTGAVVLLSQPKFQGKVIYLTSVEKARFRRPVRPGDQLVTTATLTKLRGKVGKVRTVGTVDGDVVAEAQLGFVVDDRLE is encoded by the coding sequence ATGTTCGATATCCACAAAATCATGGAATTTCTGCCTCATCGATACCCCTTCCTTCTGGTGGATCGGATTGTTGAGGTTCAGGACGATTCGGCTGTGGGAATAAAAAACGTCTCCATTAACGAGCCTTTTTTCATGGGGCACTTCCCTGGGGAGCCCGTGATGCCCGGAGTCCTCATCGTAGAGGCGATGGGACAGACGGGGGCGGTCGTGCTCCTCTCGCAGCCGAAATTCCAGGGGAAAGTTATCTATCTGACCTCGGTAGAGAAGGCCCGGTTTCGTCGGCCCGTTCGTCCTGGAGATCAACTTGTCACGACGGCTACCCTCACTAAACTTCGAGGTAAGGTCGGTAAAGTCAGGACCGTGGGGACAGTTGACGGTGACGTGGTTGCCGAGGCCCAGCTGGGTTTCGTCGTGGACGATAGACTGGAGTAA
- a CDS encoding KpsF/GutQ family sugar-phosphate isomerase — translation MMSLPADRECPVLDDDRLVEIGRQVIEDEATALRRAAERAGSEMARAARIVQGCRGRLVISGLGKSGHIGRKIAATLASLGTPSFFLHAVEAAHGDLGMVRREDVALLISQSGRTSEVVGLIPFFRRLGAPVLAITGDLQSPLAQGADIVLDASVEREADPLNLAPTSSTTVQLALGDALAGMVTEMRCLRREDFAMFHPAGSLGRRLLLRVAEVMGTGDRLPLVFQGVSVQEALFEITSKNYGATSVVDENGCLVGIFTDGDLRRLIERQGVSALSETIRDVMTVSPKTIGSESLAVEAVRIMQDMEISVLVVSDDERPVGMVHLHELLQAGLD, via the coding sequence ATGATGAGCCTCCCTGCTGACCGAGAGTGTCCAGTTTTGGACGATGATCGTTTGGTGGAGATCGGCCGTCAGGTCATCGAAGACGAGGCGACGGCCCTTCGGAGAGCGGCGGAGCGTGCCGGTTCTGAGATGGCTCGGGCGGCTCGGATCGTTCAGGGGTGTCGTGGGCGTTTGGTGATCTCCGGCCTGGGTAAATCGGGCCATATCGGTCGGAAAATCGCTGCCACTCTCGCGTCCTTGGGGACGCCGTCCTTTTTCCTTCACGCTGTTGAGGCAGCTCATGGCGATCTCGGCATGGTTCGTCGGGAGGATGTAGCTCTCCTGATCAGTCAGAGCGGTCGGACCTCCGAGGTGGTGGGGCTTATCCCCTTTTTTCGCCGTCTCGGAGCACCGGTCCTCGCCATCACCGGCGACCTTCAGTCACCCTTGGCTCAGGGAGCCGATATCGTGTTGGACGCATCGGTGGAGCGGGAGGCCGACCCCCTGAATTTGGCTCCTACCAGCAGTACTACCGTTCAGTTGGCCCTGGGCGATGCCCTTGCCGGGATGGTCACCGAGATGCGGTGCCTCAGACGGGAGGATTTTGCCATGTTCCACCCGGCAGGGAGCCTGGGGCGGCGGCTGTTGCTTCGGGTTGCTGAGGTCATGGGAACGGGGGATCGCTTACCGTTGGTGTTCCAGGGTGTCTCCGTCCAGGAGGCTCTTTTCGAGATTACGAGCAAAAACTACGGTGCGACATCGGTTGTGGATGAGAATGGCTGCTTGGTCGGCATCTTCACCGACGGCGATCTCAGGCGTCTTATCGAGCGTCAGGGAGTCTCCGCCCTGTCAGAGACCATCCGGGACGTCATGACAGTCAGCCCTAAGACCATCGGCTCCGAGTCCTTAGCGGTGGAAGCCGTTCGGATCATGCAGGACATGGAGATTTCGGTTCTGGTCGTCTCCGACGATGAGCGGCCTGTGGGAATGGTCCATCTTCACGAGCTCCTTCAGGCCGGACTCGACTGA
- the lptG gene encoding LPS export ABC transporter permease LptG: MKGRILDRFILRELGGAFLFGVLTFTVILVAGDLLFKVAEMVVERGISLLTVSKLFLYKLPAVVVLTLPMSCLLSTLLTFGRLSVNSEVVALKASGISFQRIAVPVLFGAALVALSALLLNETLVPLANRAADNVLRFDVLHEKPALLQERVFLKDEHGGRLNRVIYIGQLRPRSGTMNDVVVQEFEEGRLHRITTAEKGGWARGVWSLSDGQVFSVDDMGQVTFLFGFKSQKLSLNLSPSQVDRTSQKPDEMSIKELRRHIRVMKAQGANLAPLWVSYHLHLAVPWASLVLALIGAALGVRPQRKGGMGMGFGLSVLIVFAYYVVMSMGRALGESGHMPPFLAAWLPNIVFLVCGGVLTVRANR; this comes from the coding sequence GTGAAGGGGCGGATCCTTGACCGATTCATCCTCAGGGAACTGGGAGGGGCTTTCCTCTTTGGTGTCTTGACCTTCACAGTCATCCTGGTGGCTGGCGACCTGCTCTTCAAGGTCGCCGAGATGGTCGTGGAGAGGGGAATCTCCCTCTTAACAGTCTCCAAGCTTTTCCTGTACAAGCTTCCGGCAGTCGTGGTTCTCACCCTCCCCATGTCCTGTCTTCTGTCCACCTTGCTTACCTTTGGTCGCCTGTCGGTGAACAGCGAGGTCGTGGCCCTCAAGGCGTCTGGAATCTCTTTTCAGCGGATTGCAGTGCCTGTCCTGTTTGGGGCTGCCCTGGTGGCTCTCTCAGCCCTGTTGCTTAACGAGACTCTGGTCCCTCTGGCCAATCGAGCTGCCGATAACGTGCTTCGTTTTGACGTGCTCCATGAAAAGCCCGCACTGCTTCAGGAAAGAGTCTTTCTCAAGGACGAGCACGGAGGACGGCTGAACAGGGTGATCTACATCGGCCAACTTCGGCCAAGGAGCGGGACCATGAACGATGTGGTCGTTCAGGAGTTCGAGGAAGGACGTCTTCACCGGATCACCACTGCCGAAAAAGGGGGGTGGGCTCGTGGTGTCTGGTCTCTGTCCGACGGACAGGTCTTTTCCGTCGACGATATGGGACAGGTGACTTTTCTCTTTGGGTTCAAGTCTCAGAAGCTTTCTCTTAACCTCAGTCCATCCCAGGTCGATCGAACCTCCCAAAAACCCGACGAGATGAGCATTAAGGAGCTTCGCCGTCACATAAGGGTCATGAAAGCTCAGGGAGCGAACCTTGCTCCCTTGTGGGTATCCTATCATCTTCATCTGGCCGTGCCGTGGGCCAGCTTGGTCCTCGCTCTGATCGGGGCGGCTCTGGGGGTTCGACCCCAGAGAAAGGGGGGCATGGGCATGGGGTTTGGCCTGAGCGTCCTCATCGTTTTTGCCTACTATGTGGTCATGTCCATGGGGCGGGCTTTGGGAGAGAGCGGACACATGCCGCCCTTCCTTGCGGCGTGGCTTCCGAACATCGTTTTTTTGGTCTGTGGCGGTGTGTTAACCGTTCGGGCCAACAGGTGA
- a CDS encoding lipid-A-disaccharide synthase → MSIFLSCGEASGDTLIADLARGLRRQGYTGILWGMAGERSRAAGVRLRWSSSELQIMGISQAAAALPRLWCLADQMVSEVLRRRPRAVVVADSPDFHIPLVRRLRRKGYAGKVFFLSPPTVWAWRRRRVVPLRQLFDMCLPLFGFEHRFLQDHGVPTAWVGHPMVGRSLPKRAADPHGVALLPGSRHSEISRLLPVLRSLAERLADGGWSPVFSLADNVQGVFRAQVLEALAGWTVRCGDVPRLLAETSMAVGASGTVAVEAMIADRFMTVLYRGTPLEWVVYRAFVNLPFVSIPNVMAGRMVYPELLQDRCTVPAILRALAEYTRCPEPVHRSLSICRRQMGRSGASEFWASLVLTP, encoded by the coding sequence GTGTCCATCTTCCTGAGCTGTGGCGAGGCCTCGGGCGATACTCTCATCGCTGACCTCGCTCGGGGACTTCGACGTCAGGGATATACGGGTATCTTGTGGGGAATGGCTGGCGAGCGATCCCGAGCGGCCGGTGTCCGGCTTCGATGGTCCAGCTCCGAACTTCAGATCATGGGGATTTCCCAGGCGGCAGCGGCCCTTCCTCGGCTCTGGTGTCTGGCCGACCAGATGGTCTCGGAGGTGCTTCGTCGACGCCCTCGTGCTGTCGTCGTGGCCGATAGTCCAGATTTTCACATCCCCCTGGTTCGGCGACTTCGTCGTAAAGGGTATGCGGGAAAGGTTTTTTTCCTCTCGCCGCCTACTGTCTGGGCTTGGCGCCGTCGGAGGGTCGTCCCGTTGCGACAACTCTTCGATATGTGTCTTCCCCTGTTTGGTTTTGAACATCGCTTCCTTCAGGACCACGGGGTGCCGACAGCGTGGGTGGGACATCCTATGGTGGGTCGCTCCCTTCCCAAAAGAGCCGCCGATCCCCATGGTGTAGCCCTGCTTCCCGGAAGCCGCCACTCCGAGATCTCCAGGCTTCTTCCTGTACTTCGTTCGCTGGCCGAGAGACTGGCTGATGGGGGCTGGTCCCCTGTGTTTTCCCTTGCCGACAATGTACAGGGGGTTTTCAGGGCACAGGTGTTGGAGGCTCTTGCCGGGTGGACGGTACGGTGTGGCGATGTCCCCCGTCTTTTAGCCGAGACGTCCATGGCTGTCGGTGCCAGTGGGACCGTGGCCGTAGAGGCCATGATAGCCGATCGGTTTATGACGGTGCTCTATCGAGGTACACCTTTGGAATGGGTTGTGTATCGAGCCTTTGTGAACCTTCCTTTCGTCTCGATTCCCAACGTCATGGCCGGGAGAATGGTTTACCCTGAGCTTCTCCAGGATCGATGCACCGTTCCGGCTATTCTTCGAGCTTTGGCTGAATATACACGATGTCCTGAGCCAGTTCATCGGAGCCTGTCCATCTGTCGGAGGCAGATGGGCCGTTCGGGGGCCTCGGAATTTTGGGCAAGCTTGGTGCTGACGCCGTGA
- the lpxC gene encoding UDP-3-O-[3-hydroxymyristoyl] N-acetylglucosamine deacetylase, producing the protein MVRSLVPRFILEKPCFFRGIGLHSGCPCEVDLLPQASSGISFRLGSQVFPVTQARFRGDGRGTVLSFPDGQEVHTVEHILAALAGLGLDGVTLQVRGEEIPAMDGSAEPFVRGLLDAGVRRDGVISALSVESPLAVDDLARGRSVLLLPHDGFRVTYVIDYPGTAIGCQALSVDVTGDTFKREIACCRTFALMDEVQGLREMGLSLGGSLENAVVVDQDRVLADGGLRFTDEFVRHKILDLIGDLALLGRPVLGHVIALKAGHQIHQKLVCRIKVQHEMEV; encoded by the coding sequence ATCGTGAGGTCTTTGGTCCCTCGTTTTATACTGGAGAAACCCTGTTTTTTTCGAGGTATCGGCCTTCATTCTGGATGTCCCTGTGAGGTGGATCTCCTCCCTCAAGCTTCTTCGGGGATTTCCTTCCGTCTCGGCTCTCAGGTTTTTCCCGTGACTCAAGCTCGATTTCGAGGTGATGGTCGGGGCACGGTCCTCTCCTTTCCTGATGGACAGGAGGTCCATACGGTGGAACACATCCTGGCGGCTCTCGCTGGACTTGGTCTTGACGGGGTAACCCTTCAAGTAAGGGGAGAAGAGATCCCCGCGATGGATGGCAGTGCCGAACCCTTCGTTCGGGGGCTTTTAGACGCAGGTGTTCGTCGGGACGGAGTTATCTCCGCCCTCTCAGTGGAGAGCCCCTTAGCCGTGGACGACCTGGCTCGGGGACGATCAGTGCTTCTTCTGCCTCACGATGGATTTCGTGTGACCTACGTCATCGATTATCCTGGGACGGCCATTGGGTGTCAGGCCCTCTCCGTGGACGTGACGGGGGATACTTTTAAAAGAGAGATCGCGTGCTGTCGGACGTTCGCTCTTATGGATGAGGTTCAGGGGCTGCGGGAGATGGGGCTGTCCCTGGGAGGATCTTTGGAGAACGCTGTCGTGGTAGATCAGGATCGGGTGTTGGCCGATGGTGGTCTTCGTTTTACCGACGAGTTCGTTCGTCATAAAATTCTGGACCTGATCGGGGATCTTGCCCTTCTTGGCCGCCCTGTTCTCGGTCATGTCATAGCTTTGAAGGCCGGTCACCAAATCCATCAAAAGCTGGTGTGCCGAATTAAAGTGCAACACGAGATGGAGGTTTGA